One genomic region from Halococcus qingdaonensis encodes:
- a CDS encoding SDR family oxidoreductase: MNVLVAGAHGQVGQHITELLSDSGHETTAMVRTESQVDEMEAFGVETVVADLTEDVAHAVAGHDAIVFAAGSGGEDVEGVDRDGAIRMIEAAEEEGVERFVMLSSMNADDPEAGPDALYDYLLAKQAADDRLQGSELTYTIVRPGALTDDPATGEIRAATKLDPGEITRADVARTLVTAIDMASTHGETFEILAGDEPIESALRSPTGE; the protein is encoded by the coding sequence ATGAACGTTCTCGTTGCGGGCGCACATGGACAGGTCGGCCAGCATATCACAGAGCTCCTGAGCGACAGCGGTCACGAGACGACGGCGATGGTGCGCACCGAATCGCAGGTCGACGAGATGGAAGCGTTCGGCGTCGAGACGGTCGTCGCGGATTTGACCGAGGACGTTGCACACGCGGTCGCCGGCCACGACGCGATCGTCTTCGCGGCGGGCTCGGGCGGCGAGGACGTCGAGGGTGTCGACCGTGACGGAGCGATCCGGATGATCGAGGCCGCCGAGGAGGAGGGCGTCGAGCGGTTCGTCATGCTCAGTTCGATGAACGCCGACGATCCCGAGGCGGGCCCCGACGCGCTGTACGACTACCTGCTCGCCAAACAGGCGGCCGACGACCGTCTCCAGGGGAGCGAACTGACGTACACCATCGTCCGGCCCGGTGCGCTGACCGACGATCCCGCGACCGGAGAGATCCGAGCGGCGACGAAACTCGACCCCGGCGAGATCACGCGCGCCGACGTCGCGCGGACGCTCGTGACGGCGATCGACATGGCGAGCACGCACGGCGAGACCTTCGAAATCCTGGCGGGCGACGAACCGATCGAGAGCGCGCTTCGCTCGCCCACCGGCGAGTGA
- a CDS encoding DUF5804 family protein, with the protein MTQVCLVGGDCELRYELLSRETARRALSTYDLAEPYTNTLSLTTVSLGAAVSLLNDLNWYLVRFASDALVRDPSISDTEWLSRPLAEAIRDGHVQPDETGDAYRVYPIEDESLAAPSFATGRDAFDHENELVVRITEDEYEGEG; encoded by the coding sequence GTGACGCAGGTCTGTCTCGTCGGCGGGGACTGCGAGCTCCGCTACGAACTGCTCTCGCGCGAGACCGCCCGGCGCGCGCTCTCGACGTACGATCTCGCGGAGCCGTACACGAACACGCTCTCGCTCACCACCGTGAGCCTCGGCGCGGCCGTCTCGCTACTCAACGATCTGAACTGGTATCTCGTCCGCTTCGCGAGCGACGCGCTCGTCCGCGATCCATCGATCAGCGACACGGAGTGGCTCTCACGCCCGCTCGCCGAGGCGATCCGTGACGGACACGTCCAGCCCGACGAGACCGGCGATGCGTATCGGGTCTACCCGATCGAAGACGAATCGCTCGCCGCGCCGTCGTTTGCCACTGGACGGGACGCGTTCGATCACGAAAACGAACTCGTTGTCCGGATCACCGAGGACGAGTACGAGGGTGAGGGCTGA
- a CDS encoding VOC family protein, with product MAFEPVDLDHVAIRVRDIDEALEFYHDQLGLSIRDRERFECDEVPFVAVAAGGRHLHLVPTDEPFDVDGEHICILLRSNETDTREAIGRLLDELREAGIEVEDDEPRERLGVYGRDWAAYVRDPDGRRIELKLH from the coding sequence ATGGCATTCGAACCGGTCGATCTCGACCACGTCGCGATCCGCGTCCGCGATATCGACGAGGCGCTCGAATTCTATCACGATCAGCTCGGGCTCTCGATCCGCGATCGCGAGCGTTTCGAGTGCGACGAGGTGCCGTTCGTCGCCGTCGCCGCGGGCGGGCGACATCTCCATCTCGTCCCGACCGACGAACCGTTCGATGTCGACGGCGAGCATATCTGTATTCTCCTGCGCTCGAACGAGACCGACACGCGCGAAGCGATAGGGCGACTGCTCGACGAGCTCCGCGAGGCCGGCATCGAAGTCGAGGACGACGAGCCGCGCGAGCGCCTCGGCGTCTACGGCCGCGACTGGGCGGCCTACGTCCGCGATCCCGACGGCCGCCGGATCGAACTCAAACTCCATTGA
- the tbsP gene encoding transcriptional regulator TbsP produces the protein MQPPLIEKNVADVCRTVLDDATEDVLVVGPSPTVVDGLVAMLADRANGPSVRLLATESVLKASVSEFTDASVIADLVANESLSLRMSTERLDGPLLVTDDRVVSLVTTDERTAGLATDDASFVDAAREEYTDRWADAESFNLRTPPLSRVQESLEREFDEELAADFERMRIALAEADDDLDEVDVSLLAAARNEALLYDISTWGEGVGIASRATFSRKKTRLEEGGLIETEKVPIDVGRPRLRLLLGDDRLRGIDADEVVSVAAELLAAARQ, from the coding sequence ATGCAGCCACCCCTGATCGAAAAGAACGTCGCCGATGTCTGCCGGACGGTTCTCGACGACGCCACTGAGGACGTGCTCGTGGTCGGTCCCTCACCGACGGTCGTCGACGGACTGGTAGCGATGCTCGCCGACCGTGCAAACGGGCCATCGGTCCGCCTGCTGGCCACCGAATCGGTGCTCAAAGCGTCGGTGAGCGAGTTCACCGACGCGAGCGTCATCGCCGATCTGGTCGCCAACGAGAGCCTGTCGCTACGGATGAGTACCGAGCGCCTCGACGGACCGCTGTTGGTCACCGACGACCGGGTCGTCTCGCTCGTCACCACCGACGAACGGACCGCCGGGCTCGCCACCGACGACGCGTCGTTCGTCGATGCGGCGCGCGAGGAGTACACCGACCGCTGGGCGGATGCCGAGTCGTTCAACCTCCGCACGCCGCCGCTGTCGCGCGTCCAGGAGAGCCTCGAACGGGAGTTCGATGAGGAACTGGCCGCCGACTTCGAGCGTATGCGCATCGCACTCGCCGAAGCGGACGACGATCTCGACGAGGTGGACGTCAGCCTGCTTGCGGCCGCCCGCAACGAGGCGCTGCTGTACGATATCAGCACCTGGGGCGAGGGCGTCGGCATCGCCAGCCGGGCGACGTTCTCACGGAAGAAGACGCGTCTCGAAGAGGGCGGGCTCATCGAGACCGAGAAAGTACCGATCGACGTCGGCCGCCCACGCCTCCGGCTTCTGCTCGGCGACGATCGCCTCCGAGGGATCGATGCCGACGAGGTCGTGAGCGTGGCGGCGGAGCTGCTCGCTGCGGCCCGTCAGTAG
- a CDS encoding SDR family NAD(P)-dependent oxidoreductase — translation MTDPTEPPELAREDVLTLDDTRFTSDNVALVTGAGSGIGQATALALAHNGLTAVATDIDEDGLEETVAEHDALDLDGTVETVAGDLTDDDDIDHVVDRAADCGQITFLTNIAGLQTVAPIEEFPMEKYDMMQEAMLRAPLALTKGCLPHMREGDGGAVGNMCSIHGHYVTRDKVAYNMMKFGLRGLTQSIAAEGDGDVRAFSFSTAYVKTPLVTDQIADTAEERGISEQEVVEDVMLGEARVTEMMDPIEVANVFTMGFSEHASHLDGGDLLFDGGYTLTY, via the coding sequence ATGACCGACCCCACGGAGCCACCGGAACTCGCACGCGAGGACGTGCTGACGCTCGACGATACCAGGTTCACGAGCGACAACGTCGCGCTCGTCACCGGCGCTGGCTCGGGCATCGGCCAAGCGACGGCGCTCGCGCTCGCCCACAACGGGCTGACGGCCGTGGCGACCGACATCGACGAGGACGGACTCGAGGAGACGGTCGCCGAACACGACGCACTCGATCTCGACGGGACAGTCGAGACGGTCGCCGGCGATCTGACCGATGACGACGACATCGATCACGTGGTCGATCGGGCAGCCGACTGTGGGCAAATCACCTTCCTCACGAACATCGCGGGCCTGCAAACCGTGGCTCCGATCGAGGAGTTCCCGATGGAAAAATACGACATGATGCAGGAGGCGATGCTCCGCGCGCCGCTCGCGCTGACGAAGGGCTGTCTCCCGCACATGCGTGAGGGCGACGGCGGCGCAGTCGGCAACATGTGCTCGATCCACGGCCACTACGTCACGCGCGACAAGGTCGCCTACAACATGATGAAGTTCGGGCTCCGGGGGCTCACCCAATCGATCGCCGCCGAGGGCGACGGCGACGTCCGCGCCTTCTCCTTCTCGACGGCCTACGTGAAGACTCCGCTCGTTACGGACCAGATCGCCGACACCGCCGAGGAACGCGGCATCAGCGAACAGGAGGTCGTGGAGGACGTCATGCTCGGCGAGGCCAGGGTCACAGAGATGATGGATCCGATCGAGGTGGCGAACGTCTTCACGATGGGCTTTTCCGAGCACGCGAGCCACCTCGACGGCGGCGATCTGCTGTTCGACGGCGGCTACACGCTGACCTACTGA
- a CDS encoding antibiotic biosynthesis monooxygenase family protein: MFVAANRFTVADGYGDELVERFTESSEDIAEQPGFVRFDFLTPPEDGNTYIAQTYWESAEDFEAWTESEQFANAHDGDAPTEMFEGHPTLETYETAITHE, from the coding sequence ATGTTCGTTGCAGCGAACCGATTCACGGTCGCGGACGGCTACGGGGACGAGCTCGTCGAGCGCTTCACCGAGAGCTCCGAGGACATCGCCGAACAGCCGGGGTTCGTCAGATTCGACTTCCTGACACCGCCCGAGGACGGCAACACCTACATCGCACAGACCTACTGGGAATCGGCGGAGGACTTCGAGGCGTGGACCGAGAGCGAGCAGTTCGCGAACGCCCACGACGGCGACGCGCCGACGGAGATGTTCGAGGGCCATCCGACGCTCGAAACCTACGAGACGGCCATCACACACGAATAG
- a CDS encoding MOSC domain-containing protein: MATVETIYTTPEGSAPMETVEGIEAVERQGLRGDRYMMGTGYYSGMDECEVTLIESEAIEEIHEKYDIDLSDGRHRRNIVTRGISVQELLDQQFRIGEATFEGTRPRPPCAHVEQVADESGVARALKNHRGGICVSVVEGGDLHVGDELEPLGETDGEDVADAIKSRLMGQ, encoded by the coding sequence ATGGCCACCGTCGAGACGATCTACACCACGCCGGAGGGCTCTGCGCCGATGGAGACCGTCGAGGGGATCGAGGCGGTCGAACGGCAGGGGCTGCGCGGCGATCGCTACATGATGGGCACGGGCTACTACTCCGGGATGGACGAGTGCGAGGTAACGCTCATCGAAAGCGAGGCCATCGAGGAGATCCATGAGAAGTACGACATCGATCTCTCGGACGGTCGCCACCGGCGCAACATCGTCACGCGCGGCATCTCGGTCCAGGAGCTGCTCGATCAGCAGTTCCGCATCGGCGAGGCGACCTTCGAGGGGACGCGCCCGCGCCCACCGTGTGCCCACGTCGAGCAGGTCGCCGACGAGTCGGGCGTCGCCCGTGCGCTCAAAAACCACCGTGGCGGCATCTGCGTCAGCGTCGTCGAGGGTGGCGATCTCCACGTCGGCGACGAGCTCGAACCCCTCGGCGAGACCGACGGCGAGGACGTGGCCGATGCGATCAAGAGCCGGCTGATGGGCCAGTAA
- a CDS encoding RNA-guided endonuclease InsQ/TnpB family protein, with amino-acid sequence MPTRTIRTFEATIPNQQQVQDDLDALGWAASKLWNVGRYYAQGVWDETGEIPDDGELKRELKGHERYTDLHSQSSQRVLEELAEAFNGWFGKRRNGDSRARPPGYRKRGDSHPRSTVSFKAAGFKHDEQYQRVRLSKGRNLKEHRSDFVLCGYETRPDVDLTEWDIQQVRAVHKRGEWRLQFVCRTTIDPEPPGDQTAGVDLGISNIAAVSFGDETMLFPGGWLKESKHYYKRVEYECEGENGLSRRARNAKRTLKDRRKHFHHTLSKRIVVECVERGVGRLMVGDLGGIRSEDDGSGWDWGRHGNKMLHGWGFGLLTTMLEYKGEAAGIEVVVESERDTSKTCSVCGHKNGSQRVERGLYHCQQCGRTANADANGAENIRQTLLPNPAAFDRLDRDNGCLAQPVVCSFDATDGRFHPQERARCEP; translated from the coding sequence ATGCCGACGCGAACTATCCGAACGTTCGAGGCCACCATCCCGAACCAGCAACAGGTTCAGGACGACCTCGATGCACTCGGGTGGGCCGCGTCGAAGCTCTGGAACGTCGGTCGCTACTATGCACAAGGCGTGTGGGACGAAACGGGTGAGATTCCCGATGACGGGGAACTCAAACGCGAACTCAAGGGCCACGAACGCTACACGGACCTTCATTCACAGTCCAGTCAGCGCGTTCTCGAAGAACTCGCTGAAGCGTTCAACGGCTGGTTCGGGAAGCGTCGGAACGGCGATAGCCGTGCCCGACCGCCCGGCTACCGCAAACGCGGCGATTCGCACCCACGCTCCACGGTGTCGTTCAAAGCGGCTGGCTTCAAACACGACGAACAGTATCAGCGCGTTCGCCTCTCGAAAGGCCGGAATCTCAAAGAACACCGTTCGGACTTCGTGCTCTGTGGGTACGAAACCCGTCCCGACGTGGACCTCACCGAGTGGGACATCCAGCAGGTTCGGGCCGTCCACAAGCGCGGTGAGTGGCGGCTTCAGTTCGTTTGCCGAACAACCATCGACCCTGAACCGCCGGGCGACCAAACGGCGGGTGTGGACCTCGGAATCAGCAACATCGCTGCCGTGTCGTTCGGCGACGAAACCATGCTGTTCCCTGGTGGATGGCTCAAAGAGTCCAAGCACTACTACAAGCGCGTCGAGTACGAGTGCGAAGGCGAGAACGGGCTTTCGCGCCGCGCTCGGAACGCGAAGCGCACACTCAAGGACCGCCGAAAGCACTTCCATCACACCCTCTCGAAGCGTATCGTCGTCGAGTGTGTCGAACGCGGCGTCGGACGGCTCATGGTGGGCGACCTCGGTGGCATCCGTTCGGAAGACGACGGCTCCGGTTGGGACTGGGGCCGCCACGGGAACAAGATGCTCCACGGATGGGGCTTCGGCCTCCTCACGACGATGCTCGAATACAAGGGTGAAGCCGCCGGTATCGAGGTGGTTGTGGAGTCCGAGCGGGACACGTCAAAGACGTGCTCGGTGTGTGGCCACAAGAACGGCAGCCAGCGCGTCGAACGTGGTCTGTACCACTGCCAGCAGTGCGGACGGACGGCGAACGCCGACGCGAACGGCGCGGAGAACATCAGACAAACGCTACTCCCGAATCCAGCCGCATTTGACCGGCTCGATAGGGATAACGGCTGTTTGGCACAGCCAGTAGTGTGTTCGTTCGATGCTACGGATGGTCGGTTCCATCCACAAGAACGAGCACGTTGCGAACCCTAA
- a CDS encoding ISH3 family transposase encodes MLELPQPDGFLSAWDVKGVAADVIGELPLPGIEGSPLDPGDIWSVVILASTNQSSIREVCAENHEAPCDDTVFEWLHTLDRGWLEFAANLLFMQLAMTILDPDRSRIVSIDFVDNPYHGTYSDEVGELCRMSPKDGTTTCHRYCTAYLVSNGKPITLAMTYVRSDEKQADAVERVLDRVEAYPFEIELLLADSGFYNERVIRRSREIAATVVPVAEKGDRLEEKLETHKSYMTTYRMYKDSERELRFPLAVSVSYQNGDRGKHGEVVRGYAACDLGDRTPTQVEHCYRKRSAIESSYRLFRSARAVTSTQDPIVRFAFVVVSFLLENLWLVLRWAVVARPRRGGRDLPEEFTFSVFCDWIRHALEEELERRWKIEMNGVGVPDAYTAAAG; translated from the coding sequence GTGTTAGAATTACCGCAACCAGACGGCTTCCTTTCGGCGTGGGATGTCAAAGGTGTAGCGGCGGATGTGATCGGAGAGCTTCCCTTGCCAGGGATCGAGGGCTCGCCCCTCGATCCTGGCGACATCTGGTCCGTCGTTATCCTTGCCAGCACCAATCAGAGCTCCATTCGAGAGGTCTGTGCCGAGAATCACGAGGCTCCCTGTGACGATACTGTCTTCGAGTGGCTCCACACGCTCGATCGAGGCTGGCTCGAATTCGCCGCTAACCTCCTGTTCATGCAGTTGGCTATGACGATCCTCGACCCTGACCGGTCGAGGATCGTCTCCATCGATTTCGTCGATAACCCCTATCACGGCACCTACAGCGACGAGGTAGGCGAACTCTGTCGAATGAGCCCCAAAGACGGTACCACGACCTGCCACCGATACTGCACTGCTTACCTCGTCTCGAACGGGAAACCGATCACGCTCGCGATGACGTACGTCCGCAGCGACGAGAAGCAGGCCGACGCGGTCGAGCGCGTCCTCGACCGCGTCGAGGCCTATCCCTTCGAGATCGAGCTGCTACTGGCTGATTCGGGCTTCTACAACGAGCGCGTCATCCGCCGCTCACGAGAGATCGCCGCGACTGTCGTGCCGGTCGCCGAGAAAGGCGACCGGCTCGAAGAGAAGCTTGAGACGCACAAATCGTACATGACGACCTACCGGATGTACAAGGACAGCGAGCGGGAACTGCGCTTCCCGCTCGCAGTCTCTGTCTCGTATCAGAACGGCGATCGCGGCAAGCATGGTGAAGTGGTCCGAGGGTACGCGGCGTGCGATCTGGGCGATCGCACGCCTACACAGGTCGAACACTGCTACCGAAAGCGGTCAGCGATCGAATCGAGCTACCGTCTGTTTCGGAGTGCACGAGCGGTAACGTCGACGCAAGATCCGATCGTGCGGTTTGCGTTCGTGGTGGTGAGCTTTCTGCTGGAGAACCTGTGGTTGGTGCTACGATGGGCGGTCGTCGCCCGCCCTCGCCGAGGCGGGCGCGACCTGCCCGAGGAGTTCACGTTCTCGGTGTTCTGTGACTGGATTCGACACGCGTTGGAAGAAGAGTTGGAGCGGCGGTGGAAGATCGAGATGAATGGTGTCGGCGTGCCGGACGCATACACCGCGGCCGCGGGCTGA
- a CDS encoding FxLYD domain-containing protein: MQRRRVLVGMGSGCAGLLAGCLGAGEGKYARRIAINGSPTATATETTAATGATEATGATEATGATETTELTETTDAPTSQGLVLLDHEFYRSGSGGVRGRTANRGDVDLDFIAAYARFFDRSGTDIGRASDSQSDFAVGETWAFDAQALDTDPANVARYQLVLIDQRSSEADPFAGTG; this comes from the coding sequence ATGCAACGACGCCGAGTGCTCGTCGGCATGGGCAGCGGCTGCGCCGGGCTTCTGGCCGGCTGTCTCGGCGCTGGCGAGGGCAAATACGCACGGCGCATCGCGATCAACGGCTCCCCCACCGCAACGGCGACCGAGACGACCGCAGCCACCGGGGCCACGGAAGCCACCGGCGCTACCGAAGCTACTGGAGCCACCGAAACGACCGAACTCACCGAAACGACCGATGCACCGACGAGTCAGGGACTCGTCCTGCTCGACCACGAGTTCTATCGGAGCGGTTCGGGCGGCGTCCGTGGACGCACCGCAAACCGCGGCGACGTCGATCTCGACTTCATCGCGGCGTACGCCCGGTTCTTCGATCGATCGGGCACCGACATCGGTCGCGCCTCCGACAGCCAGAGCGACTTCGCGGTCGGCGAGACGTGGGCGTTCGACGCACAGGCGCTCGACACCGACCCCGCGAACGTCGCGCGCTACCAACTCGTGCTCATCGACCAGCGCTCCTCGGAAGCCGATCCGTTCGCCGGCACGGGCTGA
- the dacZ gene encoding diadenylate cyclase DacZ: MANVRDLLDELVEGVETVLLFSPSEAYYERCREIEDVSVVVCAGDNGVGAERFVELPLEFVAAKERIRFGVEGAAEEGFLAEGDEVVCALKLFDDVIDSVCRVRVGDLDRSGVYDLFTNSRADPAVISAVVDVAVELGQKGQKGKPVGALFVIGDAGKVMNKSRPLSYNPFEKSHVHVGDPIVNVMLKEFSRLDGAFVISDSGKIVSAYRYLEANAEGVDIPKGLGTRHMAAASVTRDTNATAVVLSESDRLVRAFKGGELILELDPEEY, translated from the coding sequence ATGGCGAACGTACGCGACCTGCTCGACGAACTCGTCGAGGGGGTCGAGACGGTGTTGTTGTTCTCGCCGAGCGAGGCCTACTACGAACGCTGTCGGGAGATCGAGGACGTCTCGGTGGTCGTCTGTGCCGGCGACAACGGCGTCGGAGCCGAGCGGTTCGTCGAGCTCCCGCTCGAGTTCGTCGCGGCCAAAGAGCGCATCCGTTTCGGCGTCGAGGGCGCGGCCGAGGAAGGATTTCTCGCCGAAGGCGACGAGGTGGTCTGCGCGCTGAAACTGTTCGACGACGTGATCGACAGCGTCTGTCGGGTGCGTGTGGGCGATCTCGATCGCTCGGGCGTCTACGATCTCTTCACGAACTCGCGCGCCGATCCGGCGGTCATCAGCGCCGTCGTCGACGTGGCGGTCGAACTCGGCCAGAAAGGGCAGAAGGGGAAACCGGTTGGCGCGCTGTTCGTCATCGGCGATGCCGGCAAGGTGATGAACAAGTCCCGCCCCCTTTCGTACAACCCGTTCGAGAAGTCACACGTCCACGTCGGCGACCCGATCGTGAACGTGATGTTGAAGGAATTCTCCCGGCTCGACGGCGCATTCGTCATCAGCGATTCGGGGAAGATCGTCTCGGCCTATCGCTATCTGGAAGCGAACGCCGAGGGCGTCGACATCCCGAAGGGGCTTGGCACGCGTCACATGGCGGCGGCGTCGGTCACGCGCGATACGAACGCGACGGCGGTCGTGTTGAGCGAGAGCGATCGGCTGGTGCGGGCGTTCAAGGGCGGCGAGCTGATCCTCGAACTCGATCCGGAGGAGTACTGA
- a CDS encoding mechanosensitive ion channel domain-containing protein, whose translation MALGALLQNLLGGRFDLVLIVIMLVVGVLVAYLVGQVSERMLVAAGVGEAVEGTAFERTVGRLGSSTVSMLAGLFALFVVLVFVVLALTISAVLDVRVYLRQFINFLPQLFVAALVVVLGLIVADKAEVFVSERLRSVKLPEIGLLALLVKYSIIYVAALLALGQVGVSNVALLVLLGAYAFGLVFLGGLACRDLLAASAAGFYLLLAEPIAIGDEVRIDGRSGIVQEVDVLVTHVENDGEEFIVPNDRVFRSGIIRVR comes from the coding sequence ATGGCCCTCGGGGCGCTGCTCCAGAACCTTCTCGGCGGCCGGTTCGATCTCGTGTTGATCGTCATCATGCTGGTCGTCGGCGTGCTGGTGGCCTATCTCGTCGGCCAGGTGAGCGAGCGGATGCTCGTGGCCGCCGGCGTCGGCGAGGCCGTCGAGGGCACCGCCTTCGAGCGCACCGTCGGGCGGCTCGGCAGCTCGACGGTGTCGATGCTCGCGGGGCTGTTCGCGCTGTTCGTCGTCCTCGTGTTCGTCGTGCTCGCGCTCACCATCTCCGCCGTGCTCGACGTGCGGGTGTATCTCCGGCAGTTCATCAACTTCCTCCCGCAGCTGTTCGTCGCCGCGCTGGTGGTCGTGCTCGGACTCATCGTTGCAGACAAGGCCGAGGTGTTCGTCTCCGAGCGACTCCGCAGCGTGAAGCTCCCCGAGATCGGGCTGCTCGCGCTACTGGTAAAATACAGCATCATCTACGTCGCGGCGCTGCTCGCGCTCGGACAGGTCGGCGTGTCGAACGTGGCCTTGCTGGTGCTGCTCGGGGCCTACGCCTTCGGACTCGTCTTCCTCGGCGGGCTTGCCTGCCGCGATCTCCTCGCCGCGAGCGCCGCCGGCTTCTATCTTCTGCTCGCCGAACCGATCGCCATCGGCGACGAGGTCCGCATCGACGGGCGATCGGGCATCGTTCAGGAGGTGGACGTCCTCGTCACTCACGTCGAGAACGACGGTGAGGAGTTCATCGTCCCGAACGACCGCGTCTTCCGCTCGGGCATCATCCGCGTTCGGTAG
- a CDS encoding ubiquitin-like small modifier protein 1: protein MQWKLFATLAETAGEREVAIETEPNATLNDALAALFDRHPGLEDEIVQDGELREHINLLHNGEDPFTVGDGFDTELDEDDELAAFPPVSGG, encoded by the coding sequence ATGCAGTGGAAACTGTTCGCTACGCTCGCCGAGACCGCCGGCGAGCGCGAGGTCGCGATCGAGACGGAGCCGAACGCGACGCTCAACGACGCGCTCGCGGCGCTGTTCGATCGCCACCCGGGGCTCGAAGACGAGATCGTCCAGGACGGCGAACTGCGAGAACATATCAACCTCCTCCACAACGGCGAGGATCCGTTCACCGTCGGCGATGGGTTCGATACGGAGCTCGACGAGGACGACGAACTCGCCGCGTTTCCGCCGGTCAGCGGCGGTTAG
- a CDS encoding nucleoside phosphorylase, with the protein MAKQPHLLVEPDDLNDVALLPGDPGRVDRIAGHCKDATTVAENREYKIVNASYEGTPVTICSTGIGCPSAAIAVEELANVGVESVIRVGTTGALQADIEVGDVVVATGAAKDEGTTGRYERDTVPAVPDYDVLSGLVEAAESREEPVHVGAIASDDAFYAETDEYIESWERAGVLAVEMEAAAIFTLARRKGLRAGALCTVDGNLVAGSQKGETDGEELPEKAKDNVERAITIALDAAVAL; encoded by the coding sequence ATGGCCAAACAGCCACACCTGCTCGTCGAACCGGACGATCTGAACGACGTCGCGCTGCTGCCGGGCGATCCCGGGCGTGTCGATCGCATCGCGGGCCACTGCAAGGACGCGACCACGGTGGCCGAAAACCGCGAGTACAAGATCGTCAACGCGAGCTACGAGGGGACTCCGGTGACGATCTGCTCGACGGGGATCGGCTGTCCGTCGGCGGCGATCGCCGTCGAGGAGCTCGCCAACGTGGGTGTCGAGAGCGTCATTCGCGTCGGAACGACGGGCGCGCTCCAAGCGGACATCGAGGTCGGCGACGTGGTGGTCGCGACCGGCGCGGCCAAAGACGAGGGGACGACGGGGCGCTACGAGCGCGATACCGTCCCCGCGGTGCCCGACTACGACGTGCTCTCCGGGCTGGTCGAGGCGGCCGAATCACGCGAGGAGCCCGTCCACGTGGGCGCGATCGCCTCGGACGACGCCTTCTACGCGGAGACCGACGAGTACATCGAATCGTGGGAGCGCGCGGGCGTGCTCGCCGTCGAGATGGAGGCCGCGGCGATCTTCACGCTCGCGCGCCGGAAGGGGCTCCGTGCGGGCGCGCTCTGTACCGTCGACGGCAACCTCGTCGCCGGGTCCCAGAAGGGTGAAACCGACGGCGAGGAGCTGCCCGAGAAGGCGAAGGACAACGTCGAGCGCGCCATCACCATCGCGCTCGACGCCGCGGTCGCGCTCTAA
- a CDS encoding ArsR/SmtB family transcription factor — MAKTEHRGAPKLPEESVLSLEEYLAMQRAIGEETRYRVLSALLAEGELSATELAEVLEIPSNRLHYHLDKLESVGLIANRKRKERGADGLYSYYAATALGEAIMTHGISELLAEERELLERYG, encoded by the coding sequence ATGGCCAAAACAGAACATCGGGGTGCGCCCAAGCTACCTGAAGAGAGCGTGCTCTCGCTCGAAGAATATCTCGCCATGCAGCGCGCCATCGGCGAGGAGACACGCTACAGGGTGCTTTCCGCACTCCTCGCCGAAGGCGAACTGAGCGCAACGGAACTCGCCGAGGTACTCGAAATCCCCTCGAACCGGCTGCACTACCACCTCGACAAACTCGAATCGGTGGGGCTGATCGCCAATCGGAAGCGGAAGGAACGCGGCGCGGATGGACTGTATTCGTACTACGCCGCGACGGCGCTCGGCGAAGCGATCATGACCCACGGGATCTCCGAGCTGCTGGCCGAGGAACGCGAACTGCTCGAACGATACGGATAG